The Pseudogulbenkiania sp. MAI-1 sequence CCGATACCGTGATGGTGTGCCTGTCCAAGGGGCTGGCGGCGCCGGTCGGCTCGATCCTGGCCGGCCCCGCCGGGTTCATCGCCCGCGCGCGCAAGAACCGCAAGCTGATGGGCGGCGGCTGGCGCCAGGCCGGCGTGCTGGCCGCGCCCGGACTGATCGCGCTGACCGAGATGACGCAACGCCTGGCCGAGGACCACGCCAACGCGCGCTACCTGGCCGAGCAGCTGGCGGCGCTGCCGGGAGTGACGGTGGATCTCGCCAGTGTCGAGATCAACATGGTGTGGTTCCGGCTGGCCGAGTCGGTCGACACGGCGCGGCTGATGGCGGCGCTGACCGAGGCCGGCATCAAGGCCAATCCCCCGGAGGCCGGCATGATGCGCATCGTGACACACTGGCAGGTCGGTCGCGCCGAGGTCGACCGCGTGCTGGCGGCGCTGGCGACGGTGCTGGCGGCGGCCTGACACAAGGTTGGCCGAAGGCCGGGGGGGCGTGCTACCCTCGGCCCATAGCAACCTTCGGCCAATCCGACATGCCTGACCACGATCCCCACCGCTGGCTGGAAAGCCTCGACAGCCCCGACGTCGCCCGCTGGGTGGACGAGCAGAACGCGCGTACCCGGGCGCAGCTCGACGCCGACCCGCGCTTCGTACCGCTCGCGGAGGACATCCTCGCCACGCTGCGCGACACGCGCCAGATTCCGTTCTTCGCCGAACACGCCGGCTGGCTGTACAACTTCCACCAGGATGAAACCCACCCGCGCGGCATCTACCGCCGCACCACGCTCGACGCCTACCGCGCCAACACGCAGGATTGGCAGACCGTGCTCGATCTCGACGCGCTGGCTGCGGCGGAGGTGGTCGACTGGTACCTCGACGGCGTGTCGCACTACACGCTGCAACCGTCGCGTGTGCTGCTGAGCCTGACCCCGGGCGGTTCCGACGCCACCGTGACGCGCGAGTACGACCTCGAGGCGCAGGCCTTCGTCGCCGGCGGCTTCGCCTTCCCCTACGGCAAGAACCATATCGCCTGGCGCGACCTCGACAGCGTGTTCGTCTGCCCGGCCTGGGAAGACGAGCAACTGAGCCGCGCCGGCTATCCGCGCGAGGTGTGGTTGCTCGAGCGCGGTCAGGGCTGGGACGCCGCCGTGCCGCTGCTCAAGCTGCCTGACGAGGCGATGATGGCGGCCGCCTGGCGCTTCCTCGACGCCGATGCGACCTCGTTCGACATCGTCGAAGCGTCCGACTCCTTCTACAGCAAGACCTACTACCACCTCGCCGCCGACTGCACGCTGACCGCGCTGCCGCTGCCGCCGAAGAGCGAGATCGAGGCCTACAGCCACGGCGATCTGATCGTCAAACTGGCCGACGACTGGAGCGTTCACGGCCAGCATTACGCCGCCGGCACCTTGCTCGCCGTGGCCTGCGATGCCGCGAGCGGTCAACTGGGCCGCATCGCCGTGCTGTTCGAGCCGGGCGAGCGCCAGTCGGTGGAAATGGTCGAGGCCACGCTGAACCTGCTCGCCGTCATCGTGCTCGACAACGTCAAGAGCCGGCTCGTTACGCTGCGCCGCGTCGGTGACGAGTGGCAGGAATTCGCCAACCCGCTGCCGCAGGACGGCGTGATCGAGTTTGCCGACCAGCCGTGGCAGAGCGATCTGCTCTACTACAGCTACAGCGACTTCCTCACCCCGGCCGGGCTGTACCGCATCGACCTCGCCCGCGACACGGCGCCCGAGGTGCTGCGCCAGCAGCCGGCGGCGTTCGACGCCAGCGGTTTCGTCGCCGAGCAGTGGTACGCCACGGCACCGGACGGCACCGCGATTCCCTACTTCATCGTGCGCCCGCGCGAGCTGCCGTTCGATGGCAGCGCACCGACCTTGCTGTACGGCTACGGCGGCTTCGAAGTACCGATGATGCCCTACTACATGGACAACTTCGGCCCGCAATGGCTGGAGAAAGGCGGCGTGTTCGCGGTGGCCAACATCCGCGGCGGCGGCGAGTTCGGCCCGGCTTGGCACCAGGCGGCGCAAGGGGTGAAGCGCGCGGTCAGCTTCGACGACTTTGTCGCGGTGGCCGAGGACCTGATCGCGCGCGGCGTTACCTGCCCGCGCCGGCTCGGCATCGAGGGCGGCAGCAACGGCGGCCTCTTGGTCGGCGCCGCCATGACGCGCCGTCCCGACCTGTTCAACGCCGTGGTGTGCGAGGTGCCGCTGTTGGACATGCTGCGCTACACCGAGCTGTTGGCCGGGGCGAGCTGGATCGACGAGTACGGCGACCCGGAAGACCCGGAAACGCGCGTGCACCTCGCCGCCTACTCGCCTTACCACCAGGTGCGGCCTGACGCGCGCTACCCGCTTGCGCTGTTCACCACCAGCGCCAAGGACGACCGCGTGCACCCGGCACACGCGCGCAAGATGGTGGCACGCCTGGCCGAGCACGGCCACGACGCGCTGTTCATCGAGACCGACGCCGGCGGCCATAGCGGTAACACCGGCCAGCAGCAGACCGCGGCCGAACTGGCGCGGGTGCTGGTGTACCTCTACCGCCAGTTGATGGACTGAGAGGCCACCAAATCAAACGCCCCGGCAGCGAACTGACCGGGGCGTTGTCGTATCAGGCGTAGAACGGCTTAGAACTGCAGGCCGACGCCGAGGTAGGGGCCGTCCGCCAGCTTGCGGTTGCGCTGGGCATCCTCGCGCTTGACGTCGAAGTAGCGGTAGCCGGCTTCCACGGTGAACAGCGGCACCGGGTTCCAGCGTACGCCGGCGTTGGCGTCGTTGACTTCGCGGATGCTGCCGCTGGAGGTGCCGGACGGGGCGTGGTAGGCCTGGCCGAACAGGCTGAAGTTGGAGCCCAGGTCCAGCGCGGCGCGGCCGCCCAGGGCGCCCGCCGTGCCGTCGCCGTCGGCGTCGACATAGATCGCCTTGGCGCCGGCGGCGACGGTCAGCGGGCCGGCCGGGACGGCGAACTCCATCCCGAGGCCGGCGCTCTCGCCGTTGTGCTTATGGTTGAGGTAGTCGGCAGTGAAGCCGATGCCGAGTCCGCTCGGGGTGCGCGACAGCGTGACGTAGTCGTCGCCGGCGCCGAGCGACAGGTTGCCGGCCTGGGCCAGGCTGCTGGCGGCCACGAGGCCGAGGAGGAGGGTGGTCTTCTTCATGTGTTCTCCGGAGGGAAGTTGCTGCGGGGAACGGAGTAGACCATGCCCGGCACCGTCGGTTCAACCGCCGAGCAGATCCACCAGTTCGGCCAGCCGTGTTTTCAGCGCCGCCACTTCGGCTTCCAGCGCGGCGACCCGGCCGGCCAAGCCGACGTCGATGGCCGCGGCCGGGGCGCTGATCGGCGGCGTCGGCTCGCCGCAGAGCAGGTGCGCCCAGCGTGCCTCGCGCTCGCCCGGCTGGCGCTCCAGCTTGACCACCAGCGGCGGGTATTTGTCGGCCAGCGCGGCCAGCGCGGTATCGACCTCGTCCACGCCGGAGAAGGCGTAGATGCGCCCGGCCTTGCTGCGGATCTCGGCCGAGGTCTGCGGGCCGCGCAACAGCAGTACGCACAGCGCGGCGAGCCGCGCCCCGTCGATGTTCCAGGCGTAGGGCAGGCGATGCTCGTACTTGGCCACGCGGCTGCCGGCCGGCAGCCGCTCGCCGATCAGCTTCTGCTCCAACAGGCTCGCGAGCGCCTGGCTCAGCTCGGCTTCGGACAACTGCATCACCGGCTCGCGGCTGGTCAGCTGGTTGCAGGCGGTGAGCAGCCCGTTGAGCGTCATCGGGTAGGCGTCCGGGGTGAGCGCCTGCTTTTCGATCAGCGCGCCCAGAATGCGCACTTCCGCCGCGTCGAGTTGGTGAGTATCCATGCCATGCTCCCTTGTTGTCGCTTATGCCGCGATGATCGCACCAAGCCGCTTTCCCGCCAACCCTCGGCCCGTGTTGCTCTCCGCACTTTGCTTGAGCAGGCGCAAGGAAGGTCGCGATCGTGCCCGGCATCATCGGCTGAGCCGGCTGCTTGACAGCGCGCGGTGCCGACGCCACCCTGTGCTCTTTTTTCGAACGCCCATAAGCACATCATGATCCGAGCCGACCTTCTCCTGCTGGAACAAGGCCTTGCGCCTTCGCGCACCGCCGCGCAGAACCTGATCGCCGCCGGCCGGGTCAGCGTCGCCGAGGACGGGCGCGCCGTGCCGGTCGCCAAGGCGAGCCAGAAGCTGGCGCCGTCGGCGCGGCTCTTGGTGACGCCGGACGAGGCCGACCGTTTCGTCTCGCGCGGTGGGTTGAAGATGCAGGGCGCGCTGGCGGCTGCCGGGCTCGACGTGAGCGGGCTGTGCGCGCTCGACGTCGGTCAGTCCACCGGCGGCTTTACCGACTGCCTGCTGCAGTCGGGCGCGAGCCGGGTGGTGGGGGTGGACGTGGGGCACGGCCAGCTCGCCGCCCGCCTGGCCGAGGATCCGCGCGTGACCTTCTTCGAAGGCGTCAACGCCCGCGCGCTGGACCACGCGGCGCTGCTCGCCGCCAACCACGGCGTGCCGTTCGACCTGATGGTGTGCGACGTGTCGTTCATCTCGCTGACGCTGGTGCTACCCTCGGCGCTACCCTTGATCGGCCCCGGCGGTTACCTGCTGTCGCTGGTCAAGCCGCAGTTCGAGGTGGGGCGCTCCGGCATCGGCCGCGGCGGCATCGTCAAGGACGAGGGGCTGTACGACGGGGTGAGGCAGACCATCACCACGCTGGTGCAGCAGCT is a genomic window containing:
- a CDS encoding YfaZ family outer membrane protein, producing the protein MKKTTLLLGLVAASSLAQAGNLSLGAGDDYVTLSRTPSGLGIGFTADYLNHKHNGESAGLGMEFAVPAGPLTVAAGAKAIYVDADGDGTAGALGGRAALDLGSNFSLFGQAYHAPSGTSSGSIREVNDANAGVRWNPVPLFTVEAGYRYFDVKREDAQRNRKLADGPYLGVGLQF
- a CDS encoding prolyl oligopeptidase family protein — its product is MPDHDPHRWLESLDSPDVARWVDEQNARTRAQLDADPRFVPLAEDILATLRDTRQIPFFAEHAGWLYNFHQDETHPRGIYRRTTLDAYRANTQDWQTVLDLDALAAAEVVDWYLDGVSHYTLQPSRVLLSLTPGGSDATVTREYDLEAQAFVAGGFAFPYGKNHIAWRDLDSVFVCPAWEDEQLSRAGYPREVWLLERGQGWDAAVPLLKLPDEAMMAAAWRFLDADATSFDIVEASDSFYSKTYYHLAADCTLTALPLPPKSEIEAYSHGDLIVKLADDWSVHGQHYAAGTLLAVACDAASGQLGRIAVLFEPGERQSVEMVEATLNLLAVIVLDNVKSRLVTLRRVGDEWQEFANPLPQDGVIEFADQPWQSDLLYYSYSDFLTPAGLYRIDLARDTAPEVLRQQPAAFDASGFVAEQWYATAPDGTAIPYFIVRPRELPFDGSAPTLLYGYGGFEVPMMPYYMDNFGPQWLEKGGVFAVANIRGGGEFGPAWHQAAQGVKRAVSFDDFVAVAEDLIARGVTCPRRLGIEGGSNGGLLVGAAMTRRPDLFNAVVCEVPLLDMLRYTELLAGASWIDEYGDPEDPETRVHLAAYSPYHQVRPDARYPLALFTTSAKDDRVHPAHARKMVARLAEHGHDALFIETDAGGHSGNTGQQQTAAELARVLVYLYRQLMD
- a CDS encoding TlyA family RNA methyltransferase; this translates as MIRADLLLLEQGLAPSRTAAQNLIAAGRVSVAEDGRAVPVAKASQKLAPSARLLVTPDEADRFVSRGGLKMQGALAAAGLDVSGLCALDVGQSTGGFTDCLLQSGASRVVGVDVGHGQLAARLAEDPRVTFFEGVNARALDHAALLAANHGVPFDLMVCDVSFISLTLVLPSALPLIGPGGYLLSLVKPQFEVGRSGIGRGGIVKDEGLYDGVRQTITTLVQQLGFEVLKWFDSPIKGGDGNREFFIFARRPLHMVG
- a CDS encoding YceH family protein; this translates as MDTHQLDAAEVRILGALIEKQALTPDAYPMTLNGLLTACNQLTSREPVMQLSEAELSQALASLLEQKLIGERLPAGSRVAKYEHRLPYAWNIDGARLAALCVLLLRGPQTSAEIRSKAGRIYAFSGVDEVDTALAALADKYPPLVVKLERQPGEREARWAHLLCGEPTPPISAPAAAIDVGLAGRVAALEAEVAALKTRLAELVDLLGG